A single Ziziphus jujuba cultivar Dongzao chromosome 11, ASM3175591v1 DNA region contains:
- the LOC107432621 gene encoding gibberellin 20 oxidase 1-D: protein MVNSPIQPLKPSNEQEGKGLVFDSSVLQHESNIPSQFIWPDHEKPGSNAPELEVPPIDLKGFLSGDSLAISNASRLVNEACRKHGFFHVVNHGVDPELIEKAHKYMDLFFGMKLSDKQKAQRKIGEHCGYASSFTGRFTSKLPWKETLSLRFCPDEQASNIVEDYIVNALGEDFRQFGKVYQEYCEAMNKLALQIMELFGVSLGVGREYFREFYEGNDSIMRLNYYPKCQKPDETLGTGPHCDPTSLTILHQDQVGGLQVLVDDIWHSITPLHNAFVVNIGDTFMALSNGIFKSCLHRAVVNNTSVRKSMAFFLCPNKEKVVTPPRSLVNTQNPRLYPDFTWPTLLEFTQKHYRADMTTLIAFRDWINGQSRMKPVL, encoded by the exons atggtaaaTAGCCCAATTCAGCCTCTGAAGCCATCGAATGAACAAGAAGGCAAGGGTTTGGTTTTCGACTCATCAGTTCTTCAACACGAATCTAACATTCCCTCGCAGTTCATTTGGCCGGACCACGAAAAGCCAGGCTCCAATGCACCAGAACTTGAAGTTCCACCGATTGATTTGAAAGGCTTTCTCAGTGGAGATAGCTTGGCAATCTCAAATGCATCTCGGTTGGTCAATGAGGCATGCAGGAAACATGGTTTCTTTCATGTTGTCAACCATGGAGTCGACCCCGAGCTTATTGAGAAAGCTCACAAGTACATGGACTTGTTTTTTGGTATGAAACTTTCAGATAAGCAAAAAGCTCAAAGGAAGATTGGTGAGCATTGTGGATATGCTAGTAGCTTCACTGGGAGGTTCACCTCTAAACTTCCATGGAAAGAAACACTTTCTCTCCGATTCTGCCCCGATGAGCAGGCCTCAAATATTGTTGAGGATTACATTGTCAATGCACTGGGTGAAGATTTCAGACAATTTGG GAAGGTGTATCAGGAATACTGTGAAGCCATGAACAAACTCGCTCTTCAAATCATGGAGCTATTTGGAGTGAGCCTAGGCGTTGGCAGAGAGTATTTCAGAGAATTCTACGAAGGAAACGATTCGATAATGAGATTGAATTACTACCCAAAATGCCAAAAACCAGATGAAACACTAGGTACAGGACCTCACTGTGATCCAACTTCCTTAACAATACTTCATCAGGATCAAGTTGGTGGCCTTCAAGTACTTGTAGATGATATATGGCACTCCATAACTCCTCTACATAATGCTTTTGTTGTCAACATTGGTGACACATTCATG gCTCTTTCAAATGGGATATTCAAGAGTTGCCTGCATAGAGCAGTGGTAAACAACACCAGTGTGAGAAAATCGATGGCTTTCTTTTTGTGTCCAAACAAGGAGAAGGTTGTAACTCCACCAAGAAGTTTGGTCAATACCCAAAATCCAAGATTGTATCCGGATTTTACATGGCCAACTTTGCTTGAATTTACCCAAAAACATTACAGGGCAGATATGACAACCTTAATAGCTTTCAGAGACTGGATCAATGGACAGAGTCGAATGAAACCGGTTctataa